In Ruminococcaceae bacterium BL-4, one DNA window encodes the following:
- a CDS encoding conserved membrane protein of unknown function (Evidence 4 : Unknown function but conserved in other organisms), giving the protein MLFLQKRQMVWQKRFYVFIVFYAAITLAAQIFAQKTEQLLGLSYVMIFSAWILPFLPRVFCRALRLPRLYLIDVIFDSFLILAVTFASLLNGYTLIPHFDKVLHTIAGFLFAEGGMLFYYYLKPNHRLEKTDGARVSWAALLSSMALGQLWEIYEFIASLVSGGTYDPQLVKTTGVTDTMTDMIVCTLGGLVTALFCWRYYKTGKKDLMTKILLEFVEPAN; this is encoded by the coding sequence ATGTTGTTTCTTCAAAAGCGTCAGATGGTTTGGCAAAAACGTTTTTATGTTTTTATTGTATTTTACGCAGCAATAACATTGGCCGCACAGATTTTTGCTCAAAAGACAGAACAACTGCTGGGACTTTCATATGTGATGATTTTTTCTGCATGGATTTTACCATTCTTACCCCGTGTTTTTTGCCGAGCATTGCGATTGCCGCGCCTTTATTTAATTGATGTGATTTTTGACAGCTTTTTGATTTTAGCGGTTACTTTTGCCAGCCTTTTAAATGGATATACACTGATTCCACATTTTGATAAGGTTTTACATACAATTGCGGGATTCCTTTTCGCTGAGGGCGGAATGCTTTTTTATTATTATTTAAAGCCGAATCATCGACTTGAGAAAACAGATGGAGCGCGCGTTTCATGGGCAGCATTGCTTTCTTCTATGGCATTAGGTCAGCTTTGGGAAATCTATGAGTTTATAGCTTCTTTGGTCAGCGGCGGAACATACGATCCACAGCTGGTCAAAACGACCGGGGTTACCGATACAATGACAGATATGATTGTTTGTACTTTGGGAGGCCTTGTAACTGCACTTTTTTGCTGGAGATATTATAAAACAGGGAAAAAGGATTTGATGACGAAAATCCTGCTGGAGTTTGTCGAACCTGCAAATTAA
- a CDS encoding conserved membrane protein of unknown function (Evidence 4 : Unknown function but conserved in other organisms), whose product MNRDKVLEKVKNEKKHHPDEREMQIMQKGSGVSVFCMLVFALILMIVKICTNQPWYDLYSLMFVSIASIHFYKGIKLKEKHELAYGILFGALALLALGSAIYEYLTMG is encoded by the coding sequence ATGAACCGCGATAAAGTTCTAGAAAAAGTGAAAAATGAGAAAAAACATCATCCTGACGAAAGAGAAATGCAAATTATGCAGAAAGGAAGCGGAGTTTCAGTTTTTTGCATGCTGGTTTTTGCATTGATTTTGATGATTGTCAAAATTTGCACCAATCAGCCTTGGTATGATTTATATAGCCTCATGTTTGTCAGCATAGCTTCCATTCATTTTTATAAAGGAATTAAATTAAAAGAAAAACATGAGCTGGCATATGGTATTTTATTTGGCGCGCTGGCACTTTTGGCGCTTGGGTCTGCCATTTATGAATATTTGACGATGGGGTGA
- a CDS encoding conserved protein of unknown function (Evidence 4 : Unknown function but conserved in other organisms), protein MKREEILKKSRLEDCDEGKEYIEGRGRYYGEIVFAILAAILMIYNLFHGHTNHQVFTLFWGFLAAEGFGKYRTGKSKGELIVTICAGVASICYLILSIMSPTP, encoded by the coding sequence ATGAAGAGGGAAGAAATTCTAAAAAAGAGTCGGTTGGAAGATTGCGATGAGGGCAAGGAGTATATAGAAGGACGCGGCAGATATTATGGAGAGATTGTTTTTGCCATTTTAGCAGCAATCTTGATGATTTATAATTTATTTCATGGACATACCAACCATCAAGTTTTTACATTGTTCTGGGGATTTTTAGCTGCGGAAGGGTTTGGTAAGTACCGGACGGGAAAATCAAAAGGAGAATTAATTGTAACGATTTGTGCTGGTGTTGCGTCAATTTGCTATCTGATTTTATCAATTATGTCACCGACACCTTGA
- a CDS encoding exported protein of unknown function (Evidence 5 : Unknown function) produces MKNTKKTVFVTVVLLALVCFGFWYDQLPKSSEAAVFKASSKVNPDFQVETILKSAPTEIGNLTFYENQSGTVSVALTSPVFSGYHTDYQAGTLQLTSSGKSDRYASFYTVAFSSASGKKQWISYAILYDRAIQRISSGTGGPDYTIAALKGKSVRVAYLAWEGNDQLPTDGPYFYTAGGACFNNPTEA; encoded by the coding sequence ATGAAAAATACAAAGAAAACCGTTTTTGTTACAGTGGTTTTATTGGCACTGGTATGCTTTGGTTTTTGGTATGATCAGCTTCCAAAATCGTCAGAGGCCGCAGTGTTTAAAGCTTCTAGTAAAGTAAATCCTGATTTTCAGGTAGAGACAATTTTAAAATCCGCGCCCACAGAGATCGGGAATTTGACTTTTTATGAAAATCAGTCTGGGACAGTTTCAGTAGCATTAACGAGTCCGGTTTTTTCAGGATATCATACTGATTATCAGGCGGGGACTTTGCAGTTGACTTCTTCCGGAAAATCGGATCGTTATGCCTCTTTTTATACGGTTGCTTTTTCTTCTGCTAGTGGAAAAAAGCAATGGATTTCTTATGCGATTCTTTATGATCGTGCAATACAGCGCATTTCTTCCGGAACGGGAGGGCCTGATTATACGATTGCAGCATTAAAAGGAAAATCTGTGAGGGTCGCTTATCTTGCTTGGGAAGGCAATGATCAGTTGCCGACGGACGGCCCTTATTTTTATACGGCGGGTGGAGCCTGCTTTAATAATCCTACAGAAGCATAG